From Nematostella vectensis chromosome 14, jaNemVect1.1, whole genome shotgun sequence, a single genomic window includes:
- the LOC116609998 gene encoding SH3 domain-binding glutamic acid-rich-like protein 3 yields the protein MGKTKITVYISRQSANNQMKKQQNWIDMVLKSVTDIEVEVVDISVDPELKDKMRALMNDETALPPQIFNGEQYCGGYDELFNANEDGTLEEFLKL from the exons ATGGGCAAGACTAAGATTACGGTATACATTTCCAGGCAGTCAGCTAATAATCAG ATGAAAAAGCAGCAAAATTGGATTGATATGGTCCTGAAATCTGTAACAGATATTGAGGTTGAGGTGGTAGATATTTCTGTTGACCCAGAACTAAAAGACAAGATGCGGGCACTTATGAATGACGAGACAGCATTGCCGCCACAAATATTCAATGGAGAGCAATACTGTGGG GGCTATGATGAATTGTTTAACGCTAATGAGGATGGAACTTTGGAGGAATTTCTGAAGCTGTAG
- the LOC5502532 gene encoding CAAX prenyl protease 1 homolog produces the protein MVDVFSAVFVFLWLVYLWESYLSYRQHKLFKETEDIPVELKDVLEKDTFEKARKYQLDRSTYGFYHGIYSQIETSVILLLGGIPFLWNISGNLIAKFGFTTEYEITHSMSFLIYAVIFSTITDLPWSLYSTFVIEERHGFNKQTLGFFIKDSIKKLVVMMAIMLPVSAGLIFIIKWGGQYFFLYAWLFTIFITLVIVTVYLDYIAPLFDKFTPLPEGALRTAIEKLALSIDFPLTKILVVEGSKRSSHSNAYFYGFYKNKRIVLFDTLLAESPTKKDEDEISGKDNDSKTDSSSEHKVEDIEKPKQKGCSNDEVLAVLGHELGHWSLSHNLKNLIISQFNTLFCFLIFGILMHEKVLYEAFGFNSQPVLIGLIIIFQFVFSPYNELLGFLMTILTRRFEFQADAFAKQLGFAPHLRSALIKLHQDNLGFPIADKLYSAYHYSHPPLLERLRALGLKND, from the exons ATGGTGGACGTTTTCAGTGCAGTTTTCGTATTTTTATGGCTTGTATATTTGTGGGAGTCGTACCTTTCATATAGACAG CATAAATTATTTAAGGAAACTGAAGACATCCCGGTCGAGCTCAAAGATGTGCTTGAAAAAGATACGTTTGAGAAAGCTCGCAAGTATCAACTAGATCGCAGCACTTACGGCTTCTATCATGGAATTTACTCACAGATAGAAACAAGT gTTATTCTTCTACTAGGTGGAATTCCATTTTTGTGGAACATCTCTGGTAACCTTATAGCTAAGTTTGGGTTCACTACTGAATACGAG ATCACTCATTCCATGAGCTTCCTGATCTATGCAGTGATATTCAGTACAATCACAGATTTGCCTTGGAGTCTGTATTCTACATTTGTGATTGAGGAGAGACATGGATTCAACAAACAG ACTCTTGGTTTCTTCATCAAGGATAGCATTAAGAAGCtcgtggtgatgatggccatTATGTTGCCCGTCTCGGCAGgccttattttcatcatcaagTGGGGAGGACAGTATTTCTTCTTGTATGCCTGGCTGTTCACCATCTTTATCACTTTG GTTATTGTGACCGTGTACCTGGACTACATCGCCCCACTGTTCGACAAGTTCACACCCTTACCTGAAGGAGCCCTGCGCACAGCGATAGAAAAGCTGGCTCTCAGTATCGACTTTCCCCTCACTAAGATCCTTGTAGTAGAAGGGTCTAAGAGGTCATCTCACAGCAATGCGTACTTCTATGGCTTTTACAAGAACAAAAggattgttttatttgataccctTTTGGCAGAGAGCCCAACCAAAAAAGATGAAGATGAGATATCTGGAAAAGACAATGATAGCAAGACTGACAGTTCTTCAGAGCACAAG GTTGAAGATATAGAAAAGCCCAAGCAAAAGGGATGTTCTAATGATGAGGTGCTTGCGGTGTTAGGACATGAACTTGGTCATTGGAGCCTTAGCCACAATCTCAAGAATCTCATTATATCACAG TTTAACAcactgttttgttttctgatcTTTGGCATCCTGATGCATGAGAAAGTCCTGTACGAGGCGTTTGGATTCAACAGCCAACCTGTGCTGATAGGTCTCATCATTATCTTTCAGTTTGTGTTTTCCCCGTATAACGAG TTACTAGGTTTCCTGATGACCATCCTGACTCGTCGATTTGAGTTCCAGGCGGATGCATTTGCCAAACAGCTCGGCTTTGCGCCACACCTCCGCTCAGCACTTATAAAGCTGCACCAGGACAACCTTGGGTTCCCTATAGCGGACAAGCTTTACTCTGCCTATCACTACTCCCACCCACCTCTGCTAGAGAGGCTCAGGGCCCTAGGCCTTAAAAATGACTAA
- the LOC116609997 gene encoding SH3 domain-binding glutamic acid-rich-like protein 3, translating to MGDKVTVYYSSICSTLDIKKKQKRIEDILGTKYKQITIEYKDIANSDDLKAEMRDIAKNEHAIVPQIARGGVYLGDYDKFDAAVEGEFLEEFLKN from the exons ATGGGAGATAAAGTTACCGTCTACTACTCTTCGATTTGCAGCACATTAGAT ataaaaaagaaacagaaaagAATAGAGGACATACTTGGCACAAAGTACAAGCAAATCACGATTGAGTACAAAGATATAGCAAACAGTGATGACTTGAAGGCAGAAATGAGGGACATTGCCAAAAATGAGCATGCTATCGTACCACAGATCGCTAGAGGAGGAGTCTACCTAGGG GATTATGACAAATTTGATGCTGCAGTTGAGGGAGAGTTTTTGGAAGAGTTTTTAAAAAACTGA
- the LOC5502536 gene encoding kinesin-like protein KIN-14R, producing MGNGSSAATGTEKIVQVQPRVGAANSFSQPQQPSYGFVNNNQQLNYYNRQHEIVNTDCGPDELDEGIESALAPQVRDFGLETHKPRLERHHGKKEKQRHSETRPKGNNNRATSANDEIVFEVFHDQRSGREYTVINKDGTRFYLDSWATDEWQPFPDEWLSCGFIQSNDRNNPQSQNVSTSDVRLDETGNSSTNDMNDDRLGFLDHPTKGHLMTYFFEEHRNVHCMFDPASGTWFKLPLSWELHSPPIKEMIDSIQDTLPTWTDRHDILAMLRQCNYNSEEVVSTYLSILHGDYWQKRIEKSNPVIGESDLALEHKNSEITRLKRKVTDLEAALESKDSLLEQSLDVERRLKYHLDESDSTINDLYSKVTGLKRELIVAEKKLTEAKPTTPKSTPMQSPMKANISMKTASSVKMSFKLLFNEVGHLREVFSRGRSEVIETLQQASKAINSLQLNNKSHDSEIEELKALYHKEALHRKLLYNKLQELRGNIRVFCRCRRDPTVEVAVTFPSDQEIQAVGPSGRKTFMFDRVFTPDSTQEQVFEDTLPLIASCVDGYNVCIMAYGQTGAGKTFTMMGPEDNPGVNVRSILELLRVCNERPNVDYTLSLSMLEVYNETLKDLLEEFGSGGGTQLSIQLKGKQVVVPHLTEIQVNSAKAIRTIMAKGDANRSVGATKMNTSSSRSHLVLILHINGVDKISHAITHSTLTLVDLAGSERISKTEATGQRLVEAAAINKSLSALGQVFTALRTNAMHVPYRNSKLTQLLQGSLGGDGKACMFVNVSPAEWNLSETISTLQFGAGAKQVQLGKATQNITRAPVK from the exons ATGGGAAATGGAAGTTCTGCAGCTACAGGGACTGAGAAAATTGTCCAAGTTCAGCCAAGAGTTGGTGCAGCAAATTCATTTTCACAACCGCAGCAACCAAGTTATGGTTTTGTAAACAACAACCAGCAACTGAATTATTACAACAGGCAACATGAAATTGTGAACACGGATTGCGGGCCGGACGAACTAGACGAGGGAATAGAGAGTGCTTTAGCTCCCCAAGTAAGAGACTTTGGTCTAGAAACTCATAAACCGAGACTTGAGAGACACCATGGGAAAAAAGAGAAACAGAGGCATAGTGAGACGAGGCCTAAAGGAAATAACAACAGGGCTACAAGTGCTAATGATGAAATTGTGTTTGAAGTGTTCCATGATCAGCGTAGTGGCCGGGAGTATACTGTCATTAATAAGGACGGCACAAGATTTTACTTGGATTCATGGGCAACAG ATGAATGGCAGCCCTTCCCAGATGAGTGGTTATCCTGTGGATTTATCCAGAGCAATGACAGGAACAATCCCCAATCTCAGAATGTTTCCACAAGTGATGTAAGACTCGATGAGACTGGGAACAGCTCCACAAATGATATGAATGATGACCGCTTGGGTTTCCTGGACCACCCTACAAAAG GACATCTTATGACATACTTTTTTGAGGAGCATCGTAATGTGCACTGCATGTTCGACCCAGCGTCTGGTACTTGGTTTAAGCTGCCATTGAGCTGGGAGCTGCATTCCCCGCCAATCAAGgaaatgattgacagcatcCAGGACACACTGCCGACCTGGACTGACAGGCATGATATCCTTGCGATGTTACGGCAGTGCAACTATAACAGCGAAGAGGTGGTGTCAACTTATTTGTCCATTTTACATGGGGATTATTGGCAAAAACGAATAGAGAAATCTAATCCTGTGATAGGGGAATCTGACCTTGCACTAGAACATAAAAATTCTGAGATCACAAGACTCAAAAGAAAAGTGACTGACCTAGAAGCGGCCTTAGAATCTAAAGATTCCCTACTTGAGCAGAGTCTAGATGTTGAGAGACGATTGAAGTATCATTTAGATGAGTCTGACTCAACAATAAATGATCTTTATTCCAAAGTCACAGGTCTTAAAAGAGAGTTAATCGTTGCAGAAAAGAAACTCACTGAAGCAAAGCCTACTACTCCCAAATCAACACCAATGCAATCCCCTATGAAAGCAAACATCTCAATGAAAACAGCTTCTTCAGTCAAAATGTCTTTCAAGTTGCTATTCAATGAGGTTGGTCATCTTCGGGAAGTGTTTTCTAGAGGCAGATCTGAAGTGATAGAAACCTTGCAGCAAGCATCAAAAGCTATTAACAGCTTACAACTCAATAATAAATCACATGACAGCGAAATAGAAGAATTAAAAGCCCTATACCATAAAGAGGCTCTTCACAGAAAACTCCTCTATAATAAATTACAAGAGTTGCGTGGAAATATCCGGGTATTCTGTAGGTGTAGGCGTGACCCTACTGTAGAGGTTGCTGTGACTTTTCCTTCCGACCAGGAAATCCAGGCTGTTGGCCCATCAGGCCGAAAGACATTCATGTTTGACAGAGTTTTTACTCCGGACAGCACTCAGGAACAGGTTTTTGAGGATACACTGCCACTCATTGCATCTTGTGTTGATGGCTATAATGTCTGTATAATGGCATATGGGCAAACAG GGGCTGGGAAAACCTTCACCATGATGGGGCCTGAAGATAACCCTGGAGTGAATGTTAGGTCTATACTTGAACTCTTGCGAGTTTGTAACGAGAGACCCAATGTGGATTACACCTTGTCCTTGTCTATGCTTGAGGTGTATAACGAGACACTGAAGGACCTTTTAGAAGAGTTCGGCTCTGGTGGTGGAACCCAGCTAAGTATTCAGCTAAAAGGGAAGCAAGTTGTTGTGCCGCATCTGACGGAGATACAGGTCAACTCGGCCAAGGCTATCAGGACTATCATGGCCAAAG GTGATGCAAACAGATCAGTTGGTGCCACGAAGATGAACACGAGTAGCTCACGATCCCACCTTGTTCTCATCCTGCACATTAACGGAGTCGACAAAATATCCCACGCGATCACACACAGCACTCTAACTCTAGTCGACCTCGCCGGCTCGGAGAGAATTTCAAAGACAGAGGCCACCGGGCAAAGGCTTGTAGAAGCCGCAGCGATAAACAAGTCGCTCTCTGCTCTAGGTCAAGTGTTCACAGCACTACGGACCAACGCCATGCATGTCCCTTACAGGAATTCTAAACTGACTCAGCTTTTGCAAGGGTCTTTAGGGGGTGATGGGAAGGCATGTATGTTTGTTAATGTTAGCCCTGCAGAGTGGAACCTTAGTGAGACAATTAGTACTCTGCAGTTTGGGGCAGGAGCCAAACAGGTGCAGCTAGGGAAAGCTACTCAAAATATCACCAGAGCTCCAGTCAAATGA
- the LOC5502531 gene encoding zinc finger C4H2 domain-containing protein, translated as MASSPVNQEDAELYLQKLETIQEIRSKTSQLGKLKNKLSMELEATEREERLLKDYKAEMEALLHEKMAHVEELRLIHADINLMENTIKQSEAEKERGLEIIRRLHDEYKPVKHEIERMRAALGLENMPQVEEEDIMAERILERAPSGWKPEPPEPPPPSIASQLAAAAAAAQQLINKRGPSGERHFRQQQPPPMKACLSCHQQIHRNAPICPLCKAKSRSRHPKKTKRKHDE; from the exons ATGGCATCTAGCCCGGTTAACCAAGAAGACGCTGAACTCTATTTGCAAAAACTGGAGACGATCCAGGAAATACG GTCAAAGACATCCCAGTTAGGTAAACTAAAGAACAAGCTTAGTATGGAACTGGAGGCCACTGAAAGGGAAGAGAGGCTGTTGAAGGACTACAAGGCAGAGATGGAGGCCTTATTGCATGAGAAAATGGCCCATGTGGAGGAACTTCGACTGATACACGCTGACATCAACTTG ATGGAGAACACCATCAAACAATCAGAGGCTGAGAAAGAGCGAGGGTTGGAGATAATCCGCCGACTGCATGATGAGTATAAGCCAGTAAAGCATGAGATAGAGAGGATGAGAGCTGCTCTTGGTCTAGAGAACATGCCACAGGTGGAAGAGGAAGACATAATGGCCGA ACGTATTCTTGAGAGGGCCCCAAGCGGATGGaaaccagagcctccagaacCGCCACCACCATCCATTGCCTCACAGCTTGCTGCAGCAGCTGCCGCCGCTCAACAGCTTATTAACAAGAGGGGTCCATCTGGGGAGCGGCACTTTCGCCAACAGCAGCCCCCGCCCATGAAGGCATGCCTATCCTGTCATCAGCAAATCCACAGAAATGCCCCCATCTGCCCTCTTTGCAAGGCCAAGAGTAGGTCTAGACATCCAAAGAAGACGAAACGAAAGCATGATGAGTGA